A window of Amaranthus tricolor cultivar Red isolate AtriRed21 chromosome 8, ASM2621246v1, whole genome shotgun sequence genomic DNA:
attcTTACTAGCACTTGATGTACAGTACATTGATAAATGACTTTCAGCTTACTTACTCAACTCTATGTTCTTACTTTCTAgtttagtttttttcttttttttttgaggggAAATTGAATATTGACACCATCAGCCATGAATTTTCTTACATTAGACCCTTTGTTTGGTCTTGACATTCTTTTCTCAACTATCTGTTCTTACTTTCAGAAATCATTGTTgttttttctctctttattttatatttttttctaaaatttgttGAGGGAGATTATACCAACTGTTTATCTTGCTCAATAGTATTTTTAAGCCATGAACACTCAATAGAGTTTAGTTCTTAGCTCGCTAACTACAATTGAAGAATTCATACTTCTCAATTAAGACCCTTTACAGTATAGATATAGATATGTGAAAACAAATGATAATAGAGATCTCTTTACACTTGGGAATTTTCACGAAAACAGACTGTATAGTGTCTGTTGCCAATCTATCTAGTTATTATGACACTTCTGTATATAATTGGTATAACGTAATCACAGGTGACATTATTAAGTAAGCATTGTCTAATATGACAACAAGTTATTTATCTTAGATggctcttgaatttaattaatcTCATTTTCGGGATGTGTTGATTTTTTAACTGTATATGTCAACTTAAACATGCCTCTCATGTGCACATTTATATATTCATGGTGAAATGGGCAAAATTGTTTTAGTCGAAGGATTGCTCCTCAAAATTTGGCAGCAAAGCTGAAGAGAACCTTCTGGCAACGACAACTGGGATGTTGGACTCTTATAGAATGAAGTTTGATGACGCACCCCCTGCTTTAGCTTGTGTTCCCCAGATCAAATGGAAATGTCCTCCTGTGGTAAGCTTACTTTATTCTTGAAGTTTTGATTTCTTTGTGTAGATCTAGCACTCCAGCTTGGCATTTATAACTTGATTGTAGGCTATCTCGAGTTATTCTCTGATAATCAAGTTCTTAGGTAGTTTATTGATAATATGGCCATTCGGGTGGTTGGCTTGTATTTTGAAGTAACAATTTGAAACTATATTAAGCTTCCGCATTAGTTTTAATTAATCTAGCTCAAGTAGTTGAAAATTTTCAGGCTGTTTCATTATCAATGATATTGGGGAAACAAAATGTTAACTTgatgttttaatatttaaatttctgTGAACAGTTCATTATCAATAATAACTGGCATGTGGTAGCTGGTGAACAAAGTGAAGAAACTAGGACCCAGATGTTTAGACAACTGAGATTGCTTGAAGCTATATATCCCCATCAATCTGCCATTCCTTCAAGGTGTGGTATCCTCAATAAATTCTTTCTAGTTGCTTTTCTAGTTACTATGCTGGTGTGGGTTTTAGTTGCTTTTCCCAAACGATTTGGTAGGgattttctttcttattttgcACTTCCATTTTCCATGTACCTTATTGAATCATGGGCATGAAAGTTAACATGTGTAGAAAGTGAAGTTTTCAGCAAATACCGCTTTGAAGATATATTTGATGCTTTTGATGAATACCCTTCGTTTTTTTTTGACATGAACACTTCTTTTCTGTTCCTACTTCTTTTGCCTAAATGGTAATCACTTGTTACATAAGACTTGGAGGTTAAATTTATTTGTTGCATGTAGCCCCTCTGTTTCGCCAGGTTTGGGAGAATGTGACTATGATGATCATGAAACCCCTCTTATCCCGATCAGTCCTTGTGGGGAGGAAGATGCAGTAGATTATGAATCAAAAACATATCCTATTCCTAGTTCAGCGCCTGTGCAACAAGAGGAGGCAGTGAAATTTGCACAACATATTACTCTCGAGGAACCGAAAGTGGCTGTTAATGAGAAATCAGTTGAGATACATACTGGTTTAGAGGGTGGGGTTGTTGCTGCGGCTATTACTGCCTTTGCAGAACTCATGGAAAGGAATGAGAGTGGCCAGATCGACACTGATCTCCTCGGTAACATCCTCAGtgatccaaaaaaaattgagaCATTGTCATTTGATTCTACAAAAATAACACCCATGAATGGGCCAATGTCTGGAACTTCTGTATCTCTTCCCAGCATAGATTGTCTGAGCACTGTGTTCCAGAAGCCTGTGAATGAACACTCCAACATGCACAATGTTCAACAATCAAGTAGACTTGCTTCAAATGTGTTGACTAATCTCGGAGCAACCCAAGTGCCAAAATTGTCCTCGTCTTTACAGACCACTATGCCATCAATGAAATCAACATCTCAGGCCTCCATGATGAACCGGGAATTTCAGCCTTTTTTGTGGGCCACTATGCCCGTAATGAGATCAATATCTCAGGCGTCCATGATGAACGAAGAACCTAGCATGGCACTGTTACCTAGGCATGGTCTCTTACATGAAAATTATAGGAAGGAAAATCAAAACTTTCCACCGGAAACTCAATTTCATCCACTAATGAGCTTTCCGCGTTATTCATCTTCATCAGATGGACTAATATCACCTACTGTTGTGCCAGTCACCAGAGTTGTCAAGGATGCGAGCTATTACAAGAGACTAATTGAGCTTCACGGAACTGATAAAAGTGGAGGTCGGGAAGAGATTATGCATCAGTACAGGCCAAGAACATCTGAGTTGACACCAGCTGCTGGAAAACGAGATGCAAGGGGAAAGATACCAAGACCATGCAAATTTTTCAACAGC
This region includes:
- the LOC130820330 gene encoding zinc finger CCCH domain-containing protein 6-like, translated to MSKQLLSQSNSKKFKWVPDNNLCQSKDCSSKFGSKAEENLLATTTGMLDSYRMKFDDAPPALACVPQIKWKCPPVFIINNNWHVVAGEQSEETRTQMFRQLRLLEAIYPHQSAIPSSPSVSPGLGECDYDDHETPLIPISPCGEEDAVDYESKTYPIPSSAPVQQEEAVKFAQHITLEEPKVAVNEKSVEIHTGLEGGVVAAAITAFAELMERNESGQIDTDLLGNILSDPKKIETLSFDSTKITPMNGPMSGTSVSLPSIDCLSTVFQKPVNEHSNMHNVQQSSRLASNVLTNLGATQVPKLSSSLQTTMPSMKSTSQASMMNREFQPFLWATMPVMRSISQASMMNEEPSMALLPRHGLLHENYRKENQNFPPETQFHPLMSFPRYSSSSDGLISPTVVPVTRVVKDASYYKRLIELHGTDKSGGREEIMHQYRPRTSELTPAAGKRDARGKIPRPCKFFNSSRGCRNGSTCPFQHDSSLKLQAGRLADVYSSKRIKLSKKIS